In a single window of the Candidatus Tiamatella incendiivivens genome:
- a CDS encoding CBS domain-containing protein yields the protein MVLLKKQRKIPLKVEDIMSVPPITAPEDVTVSDVSHLMYENRIGSVLIVDNQGKLIGIVTERDITHACAMGILGKETKIFAIMTENPITTTPQESIEEAFKKMKTGNIRHLPVVDEEGRPIGALSMRDITDALFSFILVLF from the coding sequence ATGGTTCTTCTTAAGAAACAGAGAAAGATTCCTCTTAAAGTCGAAGACATAATGTCTGTACCTCCAATTACAGCACCAGAAGACGTTACAGTCAGTGACGTATCACATTTAATGTATGAGAATAGAATAGGATCCGTTCTTATAGTTGATAATCAGGGTAAGCTAATTGGAATTGTAACTGAGAGGGATATCACTCACGCTTGTGCAATGGGTATTCTTGGAAAGGAAACCAAAATCTTCGCAATTATGACCGAGAATCCTATAACCACAACTCCTCAAGAATCAATCGAAGAGGCTTTCAAAAAGATGAAAACCGGAAATATACGGCACTTACCTGTAGTCGATGAAGAAGGAAGACCTATCGGAGCATTATCGATGCGTGACATTACAGATGCACTATTTAGTTTCATATTAGTACTATTCTAA
- a CDS encoding metal-dependent hydrolase, which produces MGYLKYYGHSAFELYLDGKKILIDPWLTHPMKVEEPSNLENVNYIILTHGHDDHVGDTIEIMENNPEAKVVAIFELANYIAEKLGDTGRGIGANMGGPVLLDGLKAAFVPANHSSPIGSPTGVIVMGKEATIYHAGDTSIASEMELIGKIYKPDIAILPIGGHFTMDPVEAAYAVDMIKPKVAIPMHYKTFPVLYGTPEEFRNLVKEKAPGVKVVVLNPGDVWNIEV; this is translated from the coding sequence ATGGGATACCTCAAATACTATGGTCACTCGGCTTTTGAGCTCTACTTGGATGGTAAAAAGATACTGATCGACCCTTGGCTAACTCATCCTATGAAAGTAGAGGAACCTTCTAATCTGGAGAACGTTAATTATATCATACTAACACACGGGCATGACGATCATGTTGGTGATACAATCGAAATAATGGAGAATAATCCTGAAGCGAAGGTCGTCGCAATCTTCGAATTAGCTAACTACATTGCGGAGAAACTAGGCGATACGGGAAGAGGGATAGGAGCAAACATGGGAGGCCCTGTCCTATTGGATGGGCTGAAAGCAGCTTTCGTTCCAGCAAACCATAGTTCCCCGATAGGATCACCCACTGGAGTTATAGTTATGGGCAAAGAGGCTACTATATACCATGCAGGAGATACTAGTATAGCATCTGAAATGGAATTAATTGGGAAAATTTACAAACCCGATATAGCAATCCTACCAATAGGAGGCCATTTCACAATGGACCCTGTAGAGGCTGCATACGCCGTTGACATGATTAAGCCTAAGGTAGCTATTCCAATGCACTACAAGACGTTCCCGGTACTATATGGAACACCTGAAGAGTTTAGGAATCTAGTAAAAGAAAAAGCTCCTGGTGTAAAGGTAGTGGTATTAAACCCTGGTGATGTATGGAATATTGAAGTGTAA
- a CDS encoding nucleotidyltransferase, translated as MVSRVTFVRVLKKLSSRKVKYVVIGDSVLHIATGGSSMGNDIDLFVFQPDLLAEEEFYHKLADELGWSVGQTWLGTPKLIAREVGESVDVDLYTNLFDFFISPELLKTASRVRINNFRVKAMEPEAYLLLKAKFADASKMKELKSFFGSRGFNQRKIEEYLKLMPREDERVVRRKLRDIGFNV; from the coding sequence TTGGTTTCGAGGGTTACTTTCGTCAGGGTTTTGAAAAAACTGTCCTCAAGAAAAGTTAAGTATGTAGTTATAGGGGACTCTGTATTACACATAGCGACCGGAGGCTCGTCTATGGGAAACGACATAGACCTATTCGTTTTTCAACCCGATTTACTGGCTGAGGAGGAGTTTTACCATAAGCTTGCAGATGAATTAGGGTGGAGTGTTGGCCAGACATGGTTGGGTACTCCAAAGCTTATTGCCAGAGAAGTCGGTGAGAGTGTTGATGTCGACTTATACACTAACCTATTCGATTTCTTCATCTCACCTGAACTTTTAAAGACAGCTAGCCGTGTTAGAATCAATAATTTCAGGGTTAAAGCAATGGAACCTGAGGCTTATCTTCTTCTAAAGGCAAAGTTCGCTGATGCGTCTAAAATGAAGGAGTTGAAATCTTTTTTTGGTAGCCGGGGTTTTAATCAGAGGAAAATAGAGGAATACCTTAAGCTTATGCCTAGAGAAGATGAACGTGTAGTTAGAAGGAAACTCAGAGATATAGGGTTCAACGTTTAG